In Halobaculum magnesiiphilum, the following proteins share a genomic window:
- a CDS encoding acyltransferase: MTKRHVSLPDEADEGVTAFIEQVDDRLSSGEDTCEVVRDTLVDLFGDRDAYERWQAGGDVTPAERVRLQGYDPCNATLESEYYAEKDEDRFTRSKHLQWLWRQFDATPMADNIAFALRFRQMLANHLFADAGDDLRLFKGITFTYGHNIEIGDNTVVHDDVHLDDRGKLTIGDRVSISDSAHIYSHDHDIVDQTHVDNYHTVVDDDARVTYDSMVSAGCRVGKNAVVGAKATVQGDVPDHHIAVGSPARSIRVKPGWESVADPVEDKLTNRAEERAIEYDLPDDLDDFDEFQRDLTPPDGVDAPDAE; this comes from the coding sequence ATGACCAAGCGCCACGTGTCCCTCCCGGACGAGGCGGACGAGGGGGTCACGGCCTTCATCGAGCAGGTGGACGACCGACTCTCGTCGGGGGAGGACACCTGCGAGGTCGTCCGCGACACGCTCGTGGACCTGTTCGGCGACCGCGACGCATACGAGCGATGGCAGGCCGGCGGCGACGTGACGCCCGCCGAGCGGGTGCGGCTCCAGGGATACGATCCGTGTAACGCGACGCTGGAGTCGGAGTACTACGCCGAGAAGGACGAGGACCGGTTCACGCGCTCGAAGCACCTCCAGTGGCTGTGGCGTCAGTTCGACGCGACGCCGATGGCGGATAACATCGCGTTCGCGCTGCGCTTCCGGCAGATGCTCGCGAACCACCTGTTCGCCGACGCCGGCGACGATCTCCGGCTGTTCAAGGGGATCACGTTCACCTACGGCCACAACATCGAGATCGGCGACAACACCGTCGTCCACGACGACGTGCATCTCGACGACCGCGGGAAGCTCACGATCGGCGACCGCGTCTCCATCTCGGATTCGGCGCACATCTACAGCCACGACCACGACATCGTCGACCAGACGCACGTCGACAACTACCACACCGTCGTCGACGACGACGCCCGCGTCACCTACGACTCGATGGTCTCCGCCGGCTGCCGCGTCGGGAAGAACGCCGTCGTCGGCGCGAAAGCCACCGTCCAGGGCGACGTGCCGGACCACCACATCGCGGTCGGGTCCCCCGCCCGGAGCATCCGCGTGAAGCCCGGCTGGGAGTCCGTCGCCGACCCCGTCGAGGACAAGCTGACGAACCGCGCCGAGGAGCGAGCGATCGAGTACGACCTGCCCGACGACCTCGACGACTTCGACGAGTTCCAGCGCGACCTCACGCCGCCGGACGGCGTCGACGCGCCCGACGCCGAGTAG
- a CDS encoding AbrB/MazE/SpoVT family DNA-binding domain-containing protein — translation MSGVEDETTVNDSFSVTVPAAVRREAGIEAGDKIRWRVGDDGELSIEVVKQRYGAFSSLDPVDTGAETDVAEDHDLVVGDS, via the coding sequence ATGTCGGGTGTCGAAGACGAGACGACGGTCAACGACAGTTTCTCGGTGACGGTGCCGGCCGCAGTTCGACGCGAGGCCGGGATCGAGGCGGGCGACAAGATCAGGTGGCGCGTCGGCGACGACGGCGAGTTGTCGATCGAAGTCGTCAAACAGCGGTACGGAGCCTTTTCGTCGCTTGACCCGGTCGACACGGGAGCCGAAACCGACGTGGCCGAGGACCACGACCTCGTGGTCGGGGACTCGTAG
- a CDS encoding aldo/keto reductase, with protein sequence MQYRELGNSGVEVSEVAFGAWVVGTDWWGDRSDEDAVDMVQHALDEGVTFFDTGDVYGHGRSEELIGEALGEYRDEVTVGTKVGYDFYNNAQAGHGEIPKDISPEYLRNAVEQSLDRLDMEYLDVLFLHNANVDEVTDEALEELYAMREEGLYDALGWALGPSIGWLAEGDRAIELDFDAVQTVYNLFEQTPGRHFLDTVREEGADTSLIARVPHSSGLLNKQVTPDTELGKGDHRAHRPDAWFETGWEKIETIEFLERDGERTMGQASIQYLLDDEEVASVVPTFRSLDDIDEWAAAPDTPRLSDEERRRVDELYAENFGIDRDDGMSPENFRTSVGGEDLRSAGVLPPEPAD encoded by the coding sequence ATGCAGTACCGAGAACTCGGCAACTCGGGCGTCGAAGTGAGCGAGGTCGCCTTCGGTGCGTGGGTCGTCGGCACCGATTGGTGGGGCGACCGCTCCGACGAGGACGCCGTCGACATGGTTCAGCACGCGCTGGACGAGGGCGTCACGTTCTTCGACACCGGCGACGTGTACGGCCACGGGCGCTCCGAGGAGCTGATCGGGGAGGCGCTGGGCGAGTACCGCGACGAGGTAACCGTCGGCACGAAGGTCGGCTACGACTTCTACAACAACGCGCAGGCCGGCCACGGCGAGATCCCGAAGGACATCTCGCCGGAGTACCTCCGGAACGCCGTCGAACAGAGCCTCGACCGGCTCGACATGGAGTACCTCGACGTGCTGTTCCTCCACAACGCCAACGTCGACGAGGTGACCGACGAGGCGCTGGAGGAGCTGTACGCCATGCGCGAGGAGGGGCTGTACGACGCGCTCGGGTGGGCGCTGGGTCCCTCGATCGGCTGGCTCGCCGAGGGCGACCGCGCGATCGAACTCGACTTCGACGCGGTCCAGACCGTCTACAACCTCTTCGAGCAGACGCCCGGCCGCCACTTCCTCGACACGGTCCGCGAGGAGGGCGCCGACACGAGCCTCATCGCGCGCGTTCCCCACTCCTCGGGCCTGCTCAACAAGCAGGTCACCCCCGACACCGAGTTGGGGAAGGGCGACCACCGCGCGCACCGCCCGGACGCGTGGTTCGAGACGGGCTGGGAGAAGATCGAGACCATCGAGTTCCTCGAGCGGGACGGCGAGCGGACGATGGGCCAGGCGTCGATCCAGTACCTCCTCGACGACGAGGAGGTCGCCAGCGTCGTCCCCACGTTCCGCTCGCTCGACGACATCGACGAGTGGGCCGCCGCGCCCGACACCCCCCGCCTCAGCGACGAGGAGCGCCGACGCGTCGACGAGCTGTACGCCGAGAACTTCGGGATCGACCGCGACGACGGCATGAGTCCGGAGAACTTCCGGACGTCCGTCGGCGGCGAGGACCTCCGCAGCGCCGGCGTGCTCCCGCCGGAGCCCGCCGACTGA
- a CDS encoding glycoside hydrolase family 68 protein — protein sequence MTDPDGTSDPERGPDAESIRSRTPAWTREQAGGLARVDDAVKPVIYPPSDPVSDEVYLWDTWLLRERDGAIADVGGYRVAFALTAPRDLLPGKRHDVATIRCFYSADGESWESAGPVFEGSDPLGSRQWAGCALWDPDGEGPSDLYCYYTAAGEADEEDLSYTQHLALATGGTLVADGESRSDSNGGGETAGDGLRVEGTFTHESLLHPDGVRYETEEQSRGMIYTFRDPWFFEDPATGETHLLFEANVPVPEDSDACDGDAVGQEFNGAVGIADSPTGDPTEWELRDPLLHSTCVNQELERPHVVVRDGRYYLFVSSHEHTFAPGIDGFDALYGFVADSLHGEYRPLNDTGLVLTNPGNAPFQTYSWLAFPHEEELLVTSFFNYYDLEGRTLDQVAELPPEEQFRRFGGTLSPTIRIDLDGGRTRVLGKLAHGHIPLPSEDLPELVTRDVDAGRGGYGGSQ from the coding sequence ATGACCGACCCCGACGGCACGTCCGACCCCGAAAGGGGGCCCGACGCGGAGTCGATCCGGTCGCGAACGCCTGCGTGGACCCGCGAACAGGCCGGCGGGCTCGCCCGCGTCGACGACGCCGTGAAGCCGGTGATCTACCCGCCGAGCGACCCCGTCAGCGACGAGGTGTACCTGTGGGACACCTGGCTGTTGCGCGAGCGCGACGGCGCCATCGCCGACGTGGGCGGCTACCGCGTCGCCTTCGCGCTCACCGCGCCGCGGGACCTCCTCCCCGGCAAGCGCCACGACGTGGCGACGATCCGCTGTTTCTACTCCGCCGACGGCGAGTCGTGGGAGTCGGCCGGCCCCGTCTTCGAGGGGAGCGACCCCCTCGGGTCGCGCCAGTGGGCCGGCTGCGCGCTGTGGGACCCCGACGGCGAGGGGCCCTCTGACCTGTACTGCTACTACACCGCCGCCGGCGAGGCCGACGAGGAGGACCTGAGCTACACCCAGCACCTCGCGCTCGCGACCGGCGGCACCCTCGTCGCCGACGGCGAGTCGCGGAGCGACTCGAACGGAGGCGGTGAAACCGCCGGAGACGGACTCCGCGTCGAGGGCACTTTCACCCACGAGTCGCTGCTGCACCCGGACGGCGTCCGCTACGAGACCGAGGAGCAGTCGCGTGGGATGATCTACACCTTCCGCGACCCGTGGTTCTTCGAGGACCCCGCGACCGGCGAGACGCACCTGCTGTTCGAGGCGAACGTCCCCGTCCCCGAGGACAGCGACGCCTGCGACGGCGACGCCGTCGGCCAGGAGTTCAACGGCGCCGTCGGGATCGCCGACTCGCCGACCGGCGACCCGACCGAGTGGGAGCTTCGCGACCCCCTCCTGCACTCCACGTGCGTCAACCAGGAACTGGAGCGCCCGCACGTCGTCGTCCGCGACGGGCGCTACTACCTGTTCGTCTCCAGCCACGAGCACACCTTCGCGCCGGGGATCGACGGGTTCGACGCCCTGTACGGCTTCGTCGCCGACTCCCTGCACGGCGAGTACCGCCCGCTCAACGACACCGGGCTCGTGCTCACCAATCCCGGGAACGCGCCGTTCCAGACGTACTCGTGGCTCGCGTTCCCTCACGAGGAGGAGCTGCTGGTCACCTCCTTCTTCAACTACTACGATCTGGAGGGCCGCACGCTCGACCAGGTCGCCGAGCTGCCGCCCGAGGAGCAGTTCCGCCGCTTCGGCGGCACGCTCTCGCCGACGATCCGGATCGACCTCGACGGCGGCCGAACCCGGGTGCTCGGGAAGCTCGCACACGGGCACATTCCGCTTCCCTCCGAGGACCTGCCCGAACTCGTCACCCGAGACGTGGACGCCGGCCGCGGCGGCTACGGCGGCTCGCAGTAA
- a CDS encoding DUF7384 family protein, with translation METWAALFERAGTFGVDEAEIRSALATRRERKRASDGTGDGADDIVGDDADVGDRDDDPSPDPPSDDPSPARVVADADVLAADLLVGGDARDALDGLRSHSWTTLVASDELVADAQAVIADLAESDLAADWREKAEAWRDPVTQPSGDHPALASAYRGGAMHVLSFDERLTAPGAGAGLTDRFPVSVRDPRAFAVLFDAEKLYPEVAAGEYPGPDSDPRA, from the coding sequence ATGGAGACGTGGGCCGCGCTGTTCGAGCGGGCGGGGACGTTCGGCGTCGACGAGGCCGAGATCCGGTCGGCGCTCGCGACACGCAGGGAGCGGAAGCGAGCCAGCGACGGCACGGGCGACGGCGCCGATGACATCGTCGGCGACGATGCCGACGTCGGTGACCGCGACGACGACCCGTCGCCGGACCCACCGAGCGACGACCCCTCGCCCGCCCGCGTCGTCGCCGACGCGGACGTGCTCGCGGCGGATCTGCTGGTCGGCGGCGACGCTCGCGACGCGCTCGATGGCCTCCGAAGCCACTCGTGGACGACCCTCGTCGCCAGCGACGAGCTCGTCGCCGACGCACAAGCGGTGATCGCCGACCTCGCGGAGTCCGATCTCGCGGCCGACTGGCGTGAGAAGGCCGAGGCCTGGCGAGACCCCGTGACTCAGCCGTCGGGCGATCACCCCGCGCTGGCGTCGGCGTACCGCGGGGGCGCGATGCACGTGCTGTCGTTCGACGAGCGGCTCACCGCCCCCGGCGCGGGCGCGGGACTCACCGATCGCTTCCCGGTGAGCGTGCGCGACCCGCGGGCGTTCGCGGTGTTGTTCGACGCGGAGAAGCTGTATCCGGAGGTCGCGGCGGGGGAGTATCCGGGACCGGACAGCGATCCGCGGGCGTGA
- a CDS encoding putative sulfate/molybdate transporter, translated as MAISERLATDYGVRFDAGEWTGALGDSVTVLPIVVGLAALTPVSLSHALLFFGIFQVVWGLVYGLPLSVEPMKALAGLALAGTVTAGEYVAAGLLAGVVLLLAAATGALGRIQRYVSEPVIRGIQLAVALLLVRSGLDLGLANPTLALVAAGVAGVVALAGFRRGAALAVLGVGLALAVADAGVPAADLPALAVFPAAAPAVTTNALSATTGQLAMTVGNAAVATSLLLSDLFDADVSADRLSGSMGAMCLSAIPLGGIPMCHGSGGLAGKHAFGARTGGANLVLGGLYLAAVPFAGVVAAFPMAVLGVLLVVVSVHLGRRAVDVDGRRALALVALVGCVGLLWNVGAAFLVGLVADAARKRLAAA; from the coding sequence GTGGCGATCTCGGAGCGGCTGGCGACCGACTACGGGGTTCGCTTCGACGCCGGCGAGTGGACCGGCGCGTTGGGGGATTCGGTTACGGTCCTCCCCATAGTCGTCGGGCTGGCCGCGCTGACCCCCGTCTCGCTGTCGCACGCGCTGTTGTTCTTCGGTATTTTCCAGGTCGTGTGGGGGCTCGTCTACGGGCTTCCCCTCTCGGTGGAGCCGATGAAGGCGCTCGCGGGGCTGGCGCTGGCGGGCACGGTCACCGCCGGCGAGTACGTCGCCGCGGGCCTCCTTGCGGGCGTCGTCCTCCTCCTCGCGGCGGCGACGGGTGCCCTCGGGCGAATCCAACGCTACGTGAGCGAGCCGGTGATCCGCGGCATCCAGCTGGCGGTCGCGCTGTTGCTCGTCCGCTCGGGGCTCGATCTGGGGCTGGCGAACCCGACGCTCGCGCTCGTCGCCGCCGGCGTCGCGGGCGTCGTCGCGCTGGCGGGATTCCGCCGGGGCGCGGCGCTGGCGGTGCTTGGCGTCGGGCTCGCGCTCGCGGTCGCCGACGCCGGGGTTCCCGCCGCCGACCTGCCCGCGCTCGCGGTCTTCCCGGCGGCCGCGCCCGCGGTCACGACGAACGCGCTGTCGGCGACAACGGGGCAACTCGCGATGACCGTCGGCAACGCCGCCGTCGCGACGAGCCTCCTGCTGTCGGATCTGTTCGACGCCGATGTCTCGGCCGACCGGCTCTCGGGGAGCATGGGCGCGATGTGTCTCTCGGCGATCCCGCTGGGCGGGATCCCGATGTGTCACGGCTCGGGCGGGCTCGCGGGCAAACACGCCTTCGGCGCCCGCACCGGCGGCGCGAACCTCGTGCTCGGGGGGCTGTACCTCGCGGCCGTCCCGTTCGCGGGCGTCGTCGCCGCCTTCCCGATGGCCGTGCTCGGCGTCCTGCTCGTCGTCGTCTCGGTCCACCTCGGCCGCCGCGCGGTCGACGTGGACGGCCGCCGCGCGCTCGCGCTGGTCGCGCTCGTCGGCTGCGTCGGCCTCCTGTGGAACGTCGGCGCGGCGTTCCTCGTCGGTCTCGTCGCCGACGCGGCCCGCAAGCGGCTCGCGGCGGCGTGA
- a CDS encoding GH32 C-terminal domain-containing protein encodes MHTAPVHVGVLAADEHSAERRSARSVAERVAASVESVSLSAVADGEVDLDAFDALWWHRDAPFDDCDAPVADAGPAIRAYLDAGGGLVLSARALPAVVPLGIDSVAPDATGATHSDDVAGYRVREIHRDHPLFEGFGDPDAGGPPRIPVVGPGGEAAYARYDDLLPANGDVLACATHGGHDIHPEKAVIEWRVGGDADGGDGDRPGAADGAVLGLGGTLRFDGPNDGHGYERERLLRNAFATLGRGTLPEFTGRPSTPAGFAAVRDRLADDHHRPAYHLSPPANWLNDPNGLIEYEGEYHVFYQYNPGGPFHNAIHWGHAVSDDLVHWEDRPVALAPDPDGPDRDGCWSGCTVIDTDGTPTLLYTGGRGRDQLPCLATTDDPRLDSWEKHPGNPVIESAPEGLNVYETADWAAEFRDHNVWREHGVWYHLIGTGIAGDAEPADRRAAHDGGEGETAVDRSNDADAGELEAPVGDGGDDAHEGDGAALLYRGDTLDEWEFVGVLHAGEGPRGAPVWECPELLTFEDARLLHVSDDDRVAYYLGEADLGDPEAPAGSDAAVPAFDVREAGLLDHGDFYAPQSLWDEEHDRYLTWGWLPETRDGSAQWDAGWSGAMSLPRVIDTDCDGRLRQRPAPELTAAREDHALSATLALDAEERVLGVRGAALELGCTLRLGDAEAVGLSVLESPAAGERTVIRYDGETVTVDRGDSGGDERINRAPRGMPVDGGDDAERSVSLRVFVDGSTLELFANERRCLTTRVYPTRADADRVSAFAVGGDAEVEMDAWTMAGTWPTSTGR; translated from the coding sequence ATGCATACGGCCCCGGTTCACGTTGGGGTGCTCGCGGCCGACGAGCACAGCGCGGAGCGGCGGTCCGCGCGGTCGGTCGCCGAGCGCGTCGCCGCGTCGGTCGAGTCGGTGTCGCTGTCGGCCGTCGCCGACGGCGAGGTCGACCTCGACGCGTTCGACGCGCTCTGGTGGCACCGCGACGCCCCGTTCGACGACTGCGACGCCCCCGTCGCCGACGCGGGCCCCGCGATCCGCGCGTATCTCGACGCGGGCGGCGGGCTCGTCCTCAGCGCGCGGGCGCTCCCCGCGGTCGTGCCCCTCGGGATCGACTCGGTCGCGCCGGACGCGACCGGCGCGACCCACTCCGACGACGTTGCCGGCTACCGCGTTCGGGAGATCCACCGCGACCACCCGCTGTTCGAGGGGTTCGGCGACCCGGACGCCGGCGGCCCGCCGCGGATCCCCGTCGTCGGCCCCGGCGGGGAGGCGGCGTACGCCCGATACGACGACCTGCTGCCGGCGAACGGCGACGTGCTCGCGTGTGCGACCCACGGCGGCCACGATATCCACCCCGAGAAGGCGGTGATCGAGTGGCGCGTCGGCGGCGACGCGGACGGCGGGGACGGTGACAGACCTGGCGCCGCCGACGGCGCCGTCCTCGGTCTCGGCGGCACCCTCCGGTTCGACGGCCCGAACGACGGACACGGGTACGAGCGCGAGCGCCTGCTGCGGAACGCGTTCGCGACGCTCGGGCGCGGGACGCTGCCGGAATTCACCGGGCGGCCGTCGACGCCGGCGGGGTTCGCCGCCGTGCGCGACCGCCTCGCGGACGACCATCACCGGCCCGCCTACCACCTCTCGCCGCCGGCGAACTGGCTCAACGACCCGAACGGGCTGATCGAGTACGAGGGCGAGTACCACGTCTTCTACCAGTACAACCCGGGCGGGCCGTTCCACAACGCGATCCACTGGGGCCACGCCGTCAGCGACGACCTCGTTCACTGGGAGGACAGACCAGTCGCGCTCGCGCCGGACCCCGACGGCCCCGACCGCGACGGCTGCTGGTCCGGCTGCACGGTGATCGACACCGATGGAACGCCGACGCTGCTGTACACCGGCGGCCGCGGCCGCGACCAGCTCCCGTGTCTCGCGACGACCGACGACCCCCGGCTCGACTCGTGGGAGAAGCACCCCGGCAACCCCGTGATCGAGTCGGCGCCCGAGGGGCTGAACGTGTACGAGACGGCCGACTGGGCCGCCGAGTTCCGCGACCACAACGTCTGGCGCGAGCACGGCGTCTGGTACCACCTGATCGGCACCGGGATCGCCGGCGACGCCGAACCGGCCGACCGCCGCGCCGCCCACGACGGCGGTGAGGGCGAGACCGCCGTCGACCGTTCGAACGACGCCGACGCGGGGGAGCTGGAGGCGCCCGTCGGGGACGGCGGCGACGACGCCCACGAGGGCGACGGGGCGGCGCTGCTGTACCGCGGTGACACCCTCGACGAGTGGGAGTTCGTCGGCGTGCTCCACGCGGGCGAGGGCCCCCGCGGCGCGCCCGTCTGGGAGTGTCCCGAGTTGCTGACCTTCGAGGACGCCCGCCTGCTGCACGTCTCCGACGACGACCGCGTGGCGTACTACCTCGGGGAGGCCGACCTGGGCGACCCGGAGGCCCCCGCCGGGAGCGACGCCGCCGTGCCCGCCTTCGACGTGCGCGAGGCCGGCCTGCTCGACCACGGCGACTTCTACGCGCCGCAGTCGCTGTGGGACGAGGAACACGACCGCTATCTCACGTGGGGATGGCTCCCCGAGACGCGCGACGGGAGCGCCCAGTGGGACGCCGGCTGGTCCGGGGCGATGTCGCTCCCGCGGGTGATCGACACCGACTGCGACGGTCGCCTGCGACAGCGTCCGGCGCCCGAGTTGACCGCGGCGCGCGAGGACCACGCGCTGTCCGCGACGCTCGCGCTCGACGCGGAGGAGCGCGTGCTCGGCGTCCGCGGCGCCGCCCTCGAACTCGGCTGCACGCTCCGCCTCGGCGACGCGGAGGCGGTCGGCCTCTCGGTGCTGGAGTCGCCCGCGGCGGGCGAACGCACCGTGATCCGCTACGACGGCGAGACGGTGACCGTCGACCGCGGCGACAGCGGCGGCGACGAGCGCATCAATCGGGCGCCGCGCGGGATGCCCGTCGACGGCGGGGACGACGCCGAGCGGTCCGTCTCGCTTCGCGTCTTCGTCGACGGGTCGACGCTCGAACTGTTCGCGAACGAACGGCGTTGTCTCACGACCCGGGTGTACCCGACGCGGGCGGACGCCGACCGCGTGTCGGCGTTCGCGGTCGGCGGCGACGCTGAGGTCGAGATGGACGCGTGGACGATGGCCGGCACGTGGCCCACGTCGACCGGGCGGTAG
- a CDS encoding amino acid ABC transporter ATP-binding protein, producing MIRLSHVSKSYGDEVVVDDASLSVEPGEVVAIIGPSGVGKTTLLRMLALFLRPDEGTVELDGTSVWEADEDTRLELRRRVGMVFQEASLFDASVARNVEYGLRIRRGWDDRLRDGLRSILGSNGTPEAVEGALDVVGLDDKLGQEADSLSGGEAQRVSFARALAYDPTYLLLDEPTSDLDPRNTGLIEEAISEARDRGLGVVVATHDMHQAERIADRVGVLLGDGFTEVGPTETIFEDPSDERTRKFISGELVY from the coding sequence GTGATCAGACTCTCGCACGTCTCGAAGTCGTACGGCGACGAGGTCGTCGTCGACGACGCGTCGCTGTCGGTCGAACCGGGGGAGGTCGTCGCGATCATCGGCCCGTCGGGCGTCGGGAAGACGACCCTGCTGCGGATGCTCGCGCTGTTCCTCCGCCCGGACGAGGGAACCGTCGAGCTCGACGGAACCTCGGTCTGGGAGGCTGACGAGGACACTCGCCTGGAACTCCGCCGGCGGGTCGGCATGGTGTTTCAGGAGGCGAGCCTGTTCGACGCCTCCGTCGCCCGGAACGTCGAGTACGGGCTGCGGATCCGCCGGGGGTGGGACGACCGGCTCCGCGACGGGCTCCGGTCGATCCTGGGGTCGAACGGGACGCCCGAGGCCGTCGAGGGGGCCCTCGACGTGGTGGGACTCGACGACAAGCTCGGCCAGGAGGCCGACTCGCTGTCGGGCGGCGAGGCCCAGCGGGTGTCGTTCGCGCGGGCGCTCGCGTACGACCCGACGTACCTGCTGCTCGACGAACCGACCTCCGACCTCGACCCGCGCAACACCGGACTGATCGAGGAGGCGATCAGCGAGGCCCGCGACCGCGGCCTCGGCGTCGTCGTCGCGACCCACGACATGCACCAGGCCGAACGGATCGCCGACCGCGTCGGCGTCCTGCTCGGGGACGGATTCACCGAGGTCGGTCCGACCGAGACGATCTTCGAGGACCCGAGCGACGAGCGCACCCGGAAGTTCATCTCCGGGGAACTGGTGTACTGA
- a CDS encoding sensor histidine kinase — MTVDEAAGAADDRLRSLYAATRDLMSATTRAELCRVVVDVSERVLGYPLTGVHLRGDDGHGLVPMAYPPAVRDRFEGEPPTYAPGDEVYEVYEREEPLRLGAVADRQSAAHRGIVVPIPDHGVLIAGTDPPEEPDDARLDFVETLGEHAAVALDGLERESRLNGLHETTRELMEARDSAAVAASATNTAHEVLDLRLNAVYLRTSDGDRLVPVSVTSETRELYGEVPDITPGSVGWTVYDTAEQRVVPDVRRSAAVDDPPPAVRSLLVMPLGDHGVFLAGDERPGRFDESDVALAQLFADTVEAALDRAEREALVRRREGQLARQNERLDEFASVVSHDLRNPLNVAQGRLELLDDDCDSPHIARMETAHERMGELIEDLLALARTGRSVGDTEPVSLERTVVDVWRTVDGGGSLSVADDVGYVDADASRLRELLENLVRNAVDHAGDDVTVTVGRIGGVDRSGFYVADDGPGIPPERRETVFERGHTTADDGTGFGLAIVAEIADAHGWSVRATDADDGGARFEVVVADTAE, encoded by the coding sequence ATGACGGTCGACGAGGCAGCGGGCGCCGCCGACGACCGACTCCGGTCGCTGTACGCGGCGACGCGGGATCTCATGAGCGCGACGACCCGAGCGGAGCTGTGTCGCGTCGTCGTGGACGTGAGCGAGCGCGTCCTCGGCTACCCGCTGACCGGCGTTCACCTCCGCGGCGACGACGGGCACGGGCTCGTCCCGATGGCGTACCCGCCGGCGGTCCGCGATCGCTTCGAGGGGGAGCCGCCGACGTACGCACCCGGCGACGAAGTGTACGAGGTGTACGAACGCGAGGAGCCGCTTCGCCTGGGTGCCGTGGCCGACCGACAGTCGGCGGCCCACCGCGGGATCGTGGTTCCGATCCCGGACCACGGCGTGTTGATCGCGGGCACCGATCCGCCGGAGGAGCCGGACGACGCCCGTCTCGACTTCGTCGAGACGTTGGGCGAACACGCCGCCGTCGCGCTCGACGGCCTCGAGCGTGAGTCGCGACTGAACGGCCTCCACGAGACGACGCGGGAGCTGATGGAAGCGCGCGACAGCGCCGCCGTCGCCGCGTCCGCGACGAACACCGCCCACGAGGTGCTCGACCTCCGTCTGAACGCCGTGTACCTGCGAACGAGCGACGGCGACCGGCTCGTTCCGGTGAGCGTGACGAGCGAGACGCGGGAGCTGTACGGCGAGGTCCCCGACATCACGCCCGGGAGCGTCGGCTGGACGGTGTACGACACTGCCGAGCAGCGGGTGGTTCCCGACGTTCGACGGTCGGCCGCCGTCGACGATCCCCCGCCGGCGGTCCGGAGCCTGCTGGTGATGCCGCTCGGGGACCACGGCGTCTTCCTCGCCGGGGACGAGCGTCCCGGCCGGTTCGACGAGAGCGACGTGGCGCTGGCGCAGCTGTTCGCCGACACGGTCGAGGCCGCCCTCGATCGCGCCGAACGGGAGGCGCTCGTCAGGCGTCGCGAGGGCCAACTCGCCAGACAGAACGAACGCCTCGACGAGTTCGCGAGCGTCGTCTCACACGACCTCCGCAACCCCCTCAACGTCGCTCAGGGTCGCCTCGAGCTGCTCGACGACGACTGCGACAGCCCGCACATCGCACGGATGGAGACCGCCCACGAGCGGATGGGCGAACTCATCGAGGACCTGCTGGCGCTGGCGCGCACCGGGCGGTCCGTGGGCGACACCGAGCCGGTGTCGCTGGAGCGGACCGTCGTCGACGTGTGGCGGACGGTCGACGGCGGCGGGTCGCTGTCGGTCGCCGACGACGTGGGATACGTCGACGCCGACGCCTCCCGGCTGCGGGAGCTGTTGGAGAACCTCGTCCGCAACGCCGTCGACCACGCGGGCGACGACGTGACCGTGACCGTCGGCCGGATCGGCGGGGTCGACCGCTCGGGCTTCTACGTCGCCGACGACGGCCCGGGGATCCCCCCGGAGCGCCGCGAGACGGTGTTCGAGCGAGGGCACACGACCGCCGACGACGGCACCGGCTTCGGCCTCGCGATCGTCGCGGAGATCGCCGACGCCCACGGCTGGTCGGTCCGCGCGACCGACGCGGACGACGGCGGCGCGCGGTTCGAGGTCGTCGTCGCCGATACCGCGGAGTGA
- a CDS encoding type II toxin-antitoxin system VapC family toxin — protein sequence MPRVAVDSNVVIAARLSRDQNHDRAVPIVGAVDRGELPTAYVPSDVLVEVCNYIRAKATHDAAVATLDALVESGGFELAYTPKADLDAGRSLFRRHEGLSLTDSVIAASMRREGIEFLYSFDDDFDAVEDITRLTTAENPFE from the coding sequence GTGCCGCGGGTCGCCGTCGATTCGAACGTCGTCATCGCGGCGCGACTCTCCCGCGATCAGAACCACGACCGAGCGGTTCCGATCGTCGGCGCCGTCGATCGCGGCGAGCTTCCGACCGCCTACGTTCCGAGCGATGTCCTCGTCGAAGTGTGCAACTACATCCGAGCGAAGGCCACACACGATGCCGCGGTGGCGACGCTCGACGCGCTCGTCGAGAGCGGGGGCTTCGAACTCGCGTACACGCCGAAGGCGGATCTCGACGCGGGTCGATCGCTGTTCCGGCGCCACGAGGGGCTCTCGCTTACCGATTCAGTGATCGCCGCATCGATGCGTCGCGAGGGTATCGAGTTCCTCTATTCCTTCGATGACGACTTCGACGCGGTCGAAGATATCACGCGGCTCACGACGGCCGAAAATCCGTTCGAATGA